The Methylobacterium currus genome contains a region encoding:
- a CDS encoding TetR/AcrR family transcriptional regulator has protein sequence MESEPPKPEGLRARKRQETLQRIAETGLRLFGERGYEATTLDAIADAAGISRRTFFSYFRSKEEILLEWQMRGFSAQLRRAVLAQPTDRAPIAVVRDAMLQIAAGIRAQEFISIDRVMRASETLQARKQATYALQERALHEALVERWPDPSRSRALRLVAMVSLGAMRLAIEAWIQAGGDRGAAPYLEEAFAQIAAEVCGAGGPC, from the coding sequence ATGGAGAGTGAACCCCCGAAGCCCGAGGGCCTGCGCGCGCGCAAGCGGCAGGAGACGCTGCAGCGCATCGCCGAGACCGGCCTGCGGCTGTTCGGCGAACGCGGCTACGAGGCGACGACGCTCGACGCCATCGCGGACGCCGCCGGCATCTCGCGCCGGACGTTCTTCTCCTACTTCCGCTCGAAGGAGGAGATCCTGCTGGAATGGCAGATGCGCGGGTTCAGCGCGCAGCTGCGCCGGGCGGTGCTGGCGCAGCCCACCGACCGGGCGCCGATCGCGGTGGTGCGCGATGCCATGCTGCAGATCGCCGCCGGTATCCGCGCGCAGGAATTCATCAGCATCGACCGGGTGATGCGCGCGAGCGAGACGCTGCAGGCGCGCAAGCAGGCGACCTACGCGCTTCAGGAGCGGGCCCTGCACGAGGCCCTGGTCGAGCGCTGGCCCGATCCCTCGCGCAGCCGGGCCCTGCGCCTCGTCGCGATGGTGTCGCTCGGCGCGATGCGCCTGGCGATCGAGGCCTGGATCCAGGCCGGCGGCGACCGGGGTGCCGCGCCGTACCTGGAGGAGGCGTTCGCGCAGATCGCCGCCGAGGTCTGCGGGGCCGGCGGGCCTTGTTAG
- a CDS encoding HigA family addiction module antitoxin encodes MSGNPLLAGLAPTHPGEILREDILPAVNLPKTEIARRLGISRQTLYDLIEERQPVTPAMALRLGRLFGNAPEFWVNLQRDHDLRTLEVRMASELAAIEPIAA; translated from the coding sequence ATGAGCGGCAATCCCCTGCTCGCCGGCCTCGCACCGACCCATCCGGGCGAGATCCTGCGCGAGGACATCCTGCCGGCCGTGAACCTGCCGAAGACCGAGATCGCCCGCCGGCTTGGGATCTCGCGTCAGACGCTCTACGACCTGATCGAGGAGCGCCAGCCCGTCACGCCCGCCATGGCGCTGCGCCTCGGCCGGCTGTTCGGCAACGCTCCCGAATTCTGGGTCAACCTCCAGCGCGACCACGACCTGCGCACCCTGGAGGTCCGCATGGCGAGCGAGCTGGCCGCCATCGAGCCGATCGCCGCCTGA
- a CDS encoding type II toxin-antitoxin system RelE/ParE family toxin: MPCISSHDPLVQQTGLRLFAETGDPKKLGVENVTRVRRILVQLDAATSPEDMNLPGYRVHELSGSRIGTHAVRASGNHRITFRWDAPDVTNVDLEDYH; this comes from the coding sequence ATGCCTTGCATCTCGAGTCACGATCCGCTCGTTCAGCAAACGGGCCTCCGGCTGTTCGCCGAAACGGGCGATCCCAAGAAGCTCGGCGTCGAGAATGTGACCCGCGTCCGCCGCATCCTGGTCCAGCTCGATGCGGCGACGAGCCCGGAAGATATGAACCTGCCGGGCTATCGCGTCCATGAATTGAGCGGCAGCCGAATAGGCACCCACGCCGTCCGAGCCAGCGGCAATCACCGGATCACGTTCCGCTGGGACGCTCCCGACGTCACCAACGTCGATCTCGAGGATTACCACTGA
- a CDS encoding pyridoxal phosphate-dependent decarboxylase family protein — MDEETFRAWARRAADWSVDYLSGVGERPVRAQVAPGEVFRQLPDAPPVAGEPMERIFSDLDRVVMPGMTHWQHPRFFAYFPANASPPSLVAEFVTAALAAQCMLWQTSPAATELETRVMDWLRQMIGLPDGFSGVIQDSASGATLAALLTARERALGFTGNAQGLAGGPTVRVYASEQVHSSVDKAVRIAGIGDANLVRIPVTGSLHGMDPEALDAAIRADREAGLVPAAIVACLGGTGIGACDPIEAVAAVARRHGVFLHVDAAWAGSAMICPEFRDLIRGADLADSLVFNPHKWLFTHFDCSAHFVRDPKALTDTLGLRPTYLRTLGRDGVVDYNEWSIPLGRRFRALKLWFVIRSYGVEALQGMIRHHVAWARDLAEVIAAEPDFELTTAPILSLFTFRFAPAGADDLDALNARLVERINDDGRTYLTQTRHDGRFVIRFQVGQTTTTREDVMTAWAAVREIAAGLRAG, encoded by the coding sequence ATGGACGAGGAGACGTTTCGGGCCTGGGCGCGCCGCGCCGCCGACTGGTCGGTGGATTACCTGTCTGGCGTCGGCGAGCGGCCGGTGCGGGCGCAGGTCGCGCCGGGCGAGGTCTTCCGGCAATTGCCCGACGCCCCGCCCGTCGCGGGCGAGCCGATGGAGCGGATCTTCTCCGACCTCGACCGGGTGGTGATGCCCGGCATGACCCACTGGCAGCACCCGCGCTTCTTCGCCTATTTCCCGGCCAATGCCAGCCCGCCCTCCCTGGTGGCGGAGTTCGTCACCGCGGCGCTCGCCGCACAATGCATGCTCTGGCAGACCTCGCCGGCCGCGACCGAGCTCGAGACACGAGTGATGGACTGGCTGCGCCAGATGATCGGCCTGCCCGACGGCTTCTCCGGCGTGATCCAGGATTCGGCGTCGGGCGCCACCCTCGCGGCGCTCCTCACCGCACGGGAGCGGGCGCTCGGCTTCACCGGCAACGCCCAGGGCCTCGCCGGCGGTCCGACGGTCCGGGTCTACGCCTCCGAGCAGGTGCATTCCTCGGTCGACAAGGCGGTGCGCATCGCCGGCATCGGCGACGCCAACCTGGTGCGGATTCCGGTGACGGGCTCCCTCCACGGCATGGACCCGGAGGCCCTCGACGCGGCGATCCGGGCCGACCGCGAGGCGGGTCTGGTGCCGGCCGCGATCGTCGCCTGCCTGGGCGGCACCGGCATCGGTGCCTGCGATCCGATCGAGGCCGTGGCCGCGGTGGCGCGCCGGCACGGGGTGTTCCTCCATGTCGACGCGGCCTGGGCCGGCAGCGCGATGATCTGCCCCGAGTTCCGCGACCTGATACGCGGCGCGGACCTTGCCGACAGCCTGGTGTTCAACCCGCACAAGTGGCTGTTCACGCATTTCGACTGCTCGGCGCATTTCGTGCGCGATCCGAAGGCCCTGACCGACACGCTGGGCCTGCGTCCCACCTACCTGCGCACGCTCGGCCGGGACGGCGTCGTCGACTACAACGAGTGGTCGATCCCGCTCGGGCGCCGCTTCCGGGCGCTGAAGCTGTGGTTCGTCATCCGCTCCTACGGCGTCGAGGCGCTGCAGGGCATGATCCGCCACCACGTCGCCTGGGCGCGGGATCTCGCGGAGGTCATCGCGGCCGAGCCCGATTTCGAGCTGACGACGGCGCCGATCCTCTCCCTGTTCACCTTCCGGTTTGCGCCTGCGGGCGCCGACGACCTCGACGCGCTGAACGCCCGCCTCGTCGAGCGCATCAACGACGACGGCCGCACCTACCTGACCCAGACCCGCCACGACGGCCGGTTCGTCATCCGCTTCCAGGTCGGCCAGACCACGACGACGCGGGAGGACGTGATGACGGCGTGGGCGGCGGTGCGGGAGATCGCGGCGGGGTTGCGGGCAGGGTAA
- a CDS encoding PhoX family protein: MTQPSLNRSQQAEAAEDAGSNPSPNPTLGEVVARRFHRREILRGGLAGGLAGGLAGSLAGSLAVSAISATLVPRAVAAAESLPETFPFRELPAGADERHHVAEGHDAEVLIRWGDPVLPGAPPFDPHRQSAAAQAQQFGYNNDFLGFFPLPGSSDPAGHGLLVVNHEYTNEELMFPGLGRQDGKAAFAGMSRDLVEIEMAAHGGSVIEVKREDGRWRVVPNSAYARRITASTPIRLSGPAAGSPRLRTSADPEGTKVLGMLNNCAGGVTPWGTWLTCEENVNYYFQGRLPEGSAETRNHKRLGMPGNLYGWARFHERFDLGKEPNEPNRFGWVVEIDPFDPGSVPVKRTAMGRFKHEGAAGAMARDGRYVVFQGDDERFDYVYRFVTRDAVNKDDRSANRDLLDHGTLSVARFDADGRGTWLPIVFGQGPLTPENGFRDQADVLIETRRAADLLGATKMDRPEDVEANPKTGKVYVMLTNNVRRKADQVDAANPRPDNRFGHIVELSPEGGDFAADAFAWEVLVRCGDPSIAAVGATFSSATTKDGWFGMPDNCAVDGQGRLWVATDGNSPAKTGRADGIWAVETDGARRGTAKHFFQVPLGAEMCGPYFTPDDTTFFVAVQHPGEADEEDPNAAPATFENPTTRWPDFHPALPPRPAVVAITKRGGGKVGT; the protein is encoded by the coding sequence ATGACACAGCCGTCGCTGAACCGATCGCAGCAGGCCGAGGCCGCCGAGGATGCCGGCTCGAATCCGAGCCCGAACCCGACCCTCGGCGAGGTCGTGGCCCGGCGCTTCCACCGGCGCGAGATCCTGCGCGGCGGCTTGGCGGGAGGCTTGGCGGGAGGCTTGGCGGGAAGCCTGGCCGGAAGTCTGGCGGTCTCGGCGATCTCCGCGACCCTGGTTCCCCGGGCCGTGGCGGCCGCCGAGAGCCTGCCCGAGACCTTCCCGTTCCGCGAGCTGCCGGCCGGCGCCGACGAGCGCCACCACGTGGCGGAGGGCCACGACGCCGAGGTGCTGATCCGCTGGGGCGATCCCGTCCTGCCCGGTGCCCCGCCCTTCGATCCGCACCGGCAGTCCGCCGCCGCGCAGGCGCAGCAATTCGGTTACAACAACGACTTCCTGGGCTTCTTCCCGCTGCCGGGGTCGAGCGATCCCGCCGGCCACGGCCTCCTCGTGGTCAACCACGAATACACGAACGAGGAGCTGATGTTCCCCGGCCTCGGCCGGCAGGACGGCAAGGCCGCCTTCGCCGGGATGAGCCGCGACCTCGTCGAGATCGAGATGGCGGCCCATGGCGGCTCGGTGATCGAGGTCAAGCGCGAGGACGGGCGCTGGCGCGTGGTGCCGAACTCCGCTTACGCCCGCCGCATCACCGCCTCGACCCCGATCCGGCTCTCCGGCCCCGCCGCCGGCTCGCCCCGCCTGCGCACGAGCGCCGACCCGGAGGGGACAAAAGTCCTCGGCATGCTCAACAACTGCGCCGGCGGCGTCACGCCCTGGGGCACGTGGCTGACCTGCGAGGAGAACGTCAACTACTACTTCCAGGGCCGGCTGCCCGAGGGCTCGGCCGAGACGAGGAACCACAAGCGCCTCGGCATGCCGGGCAACCTCTACGGCTGGGCCCGTTTCCACGAGCGCTTCGACCTGGGGAAGGAGCCGAACGAGCCGAACCGCTTCGGCTGGGTTGTCGAGATTGATCCCTTCGACCCGGGAAGCGTGCCGGTGAAGCGCACCGCCATGGGCCGCTTCAAGCACGAGGGCGCCGCCGGGGCGATGGCGCGTGACGGGCGCTACGTCGTGTTCCAGGGCGACGACGAGCGCTTCGATTACGTCTACCGCTTCGTCACCCGGGACGCGGTGAACAAGGACGACAGGTCAGCGAATCGCGACCTCCTCGATCACGGCACGCTGTCGGTCGCCCGCTTCGACGCGGACGGGCGCGGCACCTGGCTGCCGATCGTGTTCGGGCAGGGCCCGCTGACCCCGGAGAACGGGTTTCGCGACCAGGCCGACGTGCTGATCGAGACCCGGCGGGCCGCCGACCTCCTCGGCGCCACCAAGATGGACCGGCCGGAGGACGTCGAGGCCAACCCGAAGACCGGCAAGGTCTACGTGATGCTGACCAACAACGTGCGCCGCAAGGCCGACCAGGTCGACGCCGCGAACCCGCGGCCGGACAACCGCTTCGGCCACATCGTCGAGCTCTCGCCCGAGGGCGGCGACTTCGCGGCCGATGCTTTCGCCTGGGAGGTGCTGGTGCGCTGCGGCGACCCGTCGATCGCGGCGGTGGGCGCCACCTTCTCGTCGGCGACGACGAAGGACGGCTGGTTCGGCATGCCGGACAATTGCGCCGTCGACGGCCAGGGCCGGCTCTGGGTCGCCACCGACGGCAACTCGCCGGCCAAGACCGGCCGCGCCGACGGCATCTGGGCGGTGGAGACCGACGGCGCCCGCCGCGGCACCGCCAAGCACTTCTTCCAGGTCCCCCTCGGGGCCGAGATGTGCGGCCCCTACTTCACCCCCGACGACACCACCTTCTTCGTCGCCGTGCAGCATCCCGGCGAGGCCGACGAGGAGGACCCGAACGCCGCCCCGGCGACCTTCGAGAACCCGACGACCCGCTGGCCCGACTTCCACCCCGCCCTGCCGCCGCGCCCGGCAGTGGTGGCGATCACCAAGAGGGGCGGGGGGAAGGTGGGGACGTAA
- a CDS encoding xanthine dehydrogenase family protein molybdopterin-binding subunit has product MSETAPRQIRHGSKIGQPLTRRDGILKVTGAAAYAADHHPPGMLYAVMAVSRIARGRVTHLDVAAAEAHPGVVAVMTPQTKPALAQHPDEKHDGFTFRLDLLQDDRVRYANQPVAVVIAETLEAATEGAALLNPTYEAEMPAVGLDPAQAFTPRAIGVGDPADMEIGDVAAGLAAAARTVEATYETPAQYHNAMEPHAVVATWDGDRLDLDMPSQGLAMAQGRIAGLFGISPADIHIRSPFLGGGFGSKGMIAGPQVLGIMAARLVGRPVKLVLSRPQMFGPVGHRAPTRQTLRLGAREDGALTALDHHTLTATSTFDDFIEPSGGVSHTLYAAPALATRHRAVRLDTGTPLFMRAPGEASGSVALEGAIDEMAEACGMDPLDFRLRNYAETEPASGKPFSSKALRECYARGAEAFGWAKRPRASGQMRDANGLLVGWGVGTATFPALMFQAEARAVLTANGEASVAIGAIDMGQGAWTALAQIAAEELGLDIDAVDFRIGTSDLPNGGIAGGSAHTATAGTAIKGAAADAIAQLAALATQDRRSPLYGAGNAGVIARGGRLVRRDDETRSEAFAEILSRAGLDLVEGKGAAGPDAAREAYAMHAHGAVFAEVTVDPDLGQIRATRLVGAFAAGRIINPRLVRSQYYGGMIWGVSFALHEQAVMDPRTGRPMNANLAEYHVPVNADVPSLEAILVEEEDPHVNPLGIKGVGEIGVTGSAGAIVNAIWHATGKRVRKLPVTLDKVL; this is encoded by the coding sequence ATGTCTGAGACCGCTCCCCGCCAGATCCGCCACGGCTCGAAGATCGGCCAGCCGCTCACCCGCCGGGACGGGATCCTGAAGGTGACCGGCGCTGCCGCCTACGCCGCCGACCACCACCCGCCCGGGATGCTCTATGCCGTGATGGCGGTGAGCCGCATCGCCCGCGGCCGGGTCACGCATCTCGACGTCGCAGCCGCCGAGGCGCATCCCGGCGTCGTCGCCGTGATGACGCCGCAGACCAAGCCCGCGCTCGCGCAGCACCCGGACGAGAAGCATGACGGCTTCACCTTCCGGCTCGACCTCCTGCAGGACGACCGCGTGCGCTACGCCAACCAGCCGGTCGCGGTGGTGATCGCCGAGACGCTGGAGGCCGCGACCGAGGGCGCCGCCCTGCTCAATCCGACCTACGAGGCCGAGATGCCGGCGGTCGGGCTCGATCCGGCGCAAGCCTTCACCCCGCGGGCGATCGGCGTCGGCGACCCGGCCGACATGGAGATCGGCGACGTCGCGGCCGGCCTCGCCGCGGCGGCGCGCACCGTCGAGGCGACCTACGAGACGCCGGCCCAGTACCACAACGCCATGGAGCCGCATGCCGTCGTCGCCACCTGGGACGGCGACCGGCTCGACCTCGACATGCCCTCGCAGGGCCTGGCGATGGCGCAGGGGCGGATCGCCGGCCTCTTCGGCATCTCGCCAGCGGACATCCATATCCGCAGCCCGTTCCTCGGCGGCGGCTTCGGCTCGAAGGGGATGATCGCCGGTCCCCAGGTGCTCGGCATCATGGCGGCCCGCCTCGTCGGCCGGCCGGTGAAGCTGGTGCTGAGCCGGCCGCAGATGTTCGGCCCGGTCGGCCACCGGGCGCCGACCCGCCAGACCCTGCGCCTCGGCGCGCGCGAGGATGGCGCGCTCACCGCCCTCGACCACCACACGCTCACCGCAACCAGCACCTTCGACGACTTCATCGAGCCGAGCGGCGGCGTCTCGCACACGCTCTACGCCGCGCCGGCGCTCGCCACCCGGCACCGGGCGGTGCGGCTCGACACCGGCACGCCGCTCTTCATGCGTGCCCCCGGCGAGGCCTCGGGCAGCGTCGCGCTCGAAGGCGCGATCGACGAGATGGCCGAGGCCTGCGGCATGGATCCGCTGGATTTCCGCCTGCGCAACTACGCCGAGACCGAGCCCGCCTCCGGCAAGCCGTTCTCCTCGAAGGCGCTGCGGGAGTGCTATGCGCGCGGGGCCGAGGCCTTCGGCTGGGCCAAGCGCCCACGGGCATCCGGGCAGATGCGCGACGCGAACGGCCTCCTCGTCGGCTGGGGCGTCGGCACCGCGACCTTCCCGGCCCTGATGTTCCAGGCCGAGGCGCGGGCGGTGCTGACGGCCAACGGCGAGGCGTCCGTTGCGATCGGCGCGATCGACATGGGGCAGGGGGCCTGGACGGCGCTGGCGCAGATCGCCGCCGAGGAGCTCGGCCTCGACATCGACGCGGTCGACTTCCGCATCGGCACCTCGGACCTGCCCAACGGCGGCATCGCCGGCGGCTCGGCCCACACCGCCACCGCCGGCACGGCGATCAAGGGCGCGGCCGCCGACGCGATCGCGCAGCTCGCGGCGCTCGCGACGCAGGATCGGCGCTCGCCCCTCTACGGCGCCGGCAATGCCGGGGTGATCGCCCGCGGCGGCCGGCTGGTGCGGCGCGACGACGAAACCCGGTCCGAGGCCTTCGCGGAGATCTTGAGCCGGGCAGGCCTTGACCTGGTCGAGGGCAAGGGCGCGGCCGGGCCCGACGCGGCGCGCGAGGCTTACGCCATGCACGCCCACGGCGCGGTCTTCGCCGAGGTGACGGTCGACCCCGATCTCGGCCAGATCCGGGCGACGCGCCTCGTCGGCGCCTTCGCGGCCGGGCGGATCATCAACCCACGGCTGGTGCGCAGCCAGTATTACGGCGGGATGATCTGGGGCGTCTCCTTCGCCCTGCACGAGCAGGCGGTGATGGACCCGCGCACCGGCCGGCCGATGAACGCCAACCTCGCCGAGTACCACGTGCCGGTGAATGCCGACGTACCCTCGCTCGAGGCGATCCTGGTCGAGGAGGAGGACCCGCACGTCAACCCGCTCGGGATCAAGGGCGTGGGCGAGATCGGCGTCACCGGCAGCGCCGGCGCCATCGTCAACGCGATCTGGCACGCGACAGGCAAGCGGGTGCGCAAGCTGCCGGTGACGTTGGACAAGGTGCTGTAG
- a CDS encoding FAD binding domain-containing protein — MIPFEYVRATDIAGALAAGAAPGAAYLAAGTNLLDLMKGDVSRPTRLVDITRLPGLAAIERQGDGSLRIGALARNSDLAHDPAFAKAYPAVAEALLSGASAQLRNAATAAGNVMQRTRCPYFTDTASACNKRRPGSGCDARGGETRLHAILGWSEACIATHPSDFCVPLVALDAVVEIAGPAGTRSVPLEAFHRLPGEAPERETVLEPGELITALVLPPEASAFAGHSRYLKVRDRTSYAFAVVSAAASLRLDGGRIAEARLALGGVALKPWRAREAEAVLAGRAPDEAAFRAAADAALAGAKPSGDNAFKIALARRLVVRAFQRAASGTPDRLPALPGSAFAPIPEAAHV; from the coding sequence ATGATCCCGTTCGAGTACGTGCGCGCCACCGACATCGCGGGCGCGCTCGCCGCCGGGGCCGCGCCCGGCGCCGCCTATCTGGCCGCCGGCACCAACCTCCTCGACCTGATGAAGGGCGACGTCAGCCGGCCGACCCGCCTCGTCGACATCACCCGGCTGCCCGGCCTCGCCGCCATCGAGCGGCAGGGCGACGGATCGTTGCGCATCGGGGCGCTCGCCCGCAACAGCGACCTCGCCCACGATCCCGCCTTCGCCAAGGCCTATCCGGCGGTGGCGGAAGCGCTCCTCTCCGGCGCCTCGGCGCAATTGCGCAACGCCGCCACGGCAGCCGGGAACGTGATGCAGCGCACCCGCTGCCCGTACTTCACCGACACCGCCAGCGCCTGCAACAAGCGCCGGCCCGGCAGCGGCTGCGACGCCAGAGGTGGCGAGACCCGGCTGCACGCCATCCTCGGCTGGAGCGAGGCCTGCATCGCCACCCACCCGTCGGATTTCTGCGTGCCCCTCGTGGCGCTGGACGCTGTCGTCGAGATCGCCGGCCCGGCCGGAACGCGCAGCGTGCCGCTCGAGGCGTTCCACCGCCTGCCCGGCGAGGCGCCGGAGCGCGAGACGGTGCTGGAGCCCGGCGAGCTGATCACCGCCCTCGTGCTGCCGCCGGAAGCGTCCGCGTTCGCCGGCCACAGTCGCTACCTCAAGGTCCGCGACCGCACCTCCTACGCCTTCGCGGTGGTCTCGGCGGCTGCGTCCTTGCGGCTCGATGGCGGGCGCATCGCCGAGGCGCGGCTGGCGCTCGGCGGCGTCGCCCTCAAGCCCTGGCGCGCCAGGGAGGCGGAGGCGGTTCTCGCCGGGCGCGCGCCCGACGAAGCCGCTTTCCGGGCTGCCGCCGACGCCGCCCTCGCGGGGGCCAAGCCGTCGGGCGACAACGCCTTCAAGATCGCGCTCGCCCGCCGCCTCGTGGTGCGGGCGTTCCAACGCGCCGCGTCCGGCACGCCGGACCGCCTGCCGGCGCTGCCGGGTTCCGCCTTCGCCCCGATTCCGGAGGCCGCTCATGTCTGA
- a CDS encoding (2Fe-2S)-binding protein: MSVDIVLTVNGTRRTIPIPDPRTTLLDLLREGLHLTGAKKGCDRGQCGACTVLVDGRRINSCLALAISLDGAEVLTIEGLAEGDRLHPVQEAFIAHDGFQCGFCTPGQIMSAVGLIREAQAGDDPERVREAMSGNLCRCGAYAGITEAVLEAQKTMSQHTIQDSAARRGEAA, translated from the coding sequence ATGAGCGTCGACATCGTCCTGACGGTGAACGGCACGAGGCGCACGATCCCGATTCCGGACCCGCGCACCACCCTGCTCGACCTCCTGCGCGAGGGCCTGCACCTCACCGGCGCCAAGAAGGGCTGCGACCGCGGCCAGTGCGGCGCCTGCACGGTGCTGGTCGACGGGCGGCGGATCAATTCCTGCCTCGCGCTCGCCATCAGCCTCGACGGCGCCGAGGTGCTGACCATCGAGGGCCTGGCGGAGGGCGACCGCCTGCACCCGGTGCAGGAGGCCTTCATCGCCCATGACGGGTTCCAATGCGGCTTCTGCACCCCGGGCCAGATCATGAGCGCGGTCGGGCTGATCCGCGAGGCCCAGGCCGGCGACGACCCCGAGCGGGTGCGCGAGGCGATGAGCGGCAACCTGTGCCGCTGCGGAGCTTACGCGGGCATCACCGAGGCGGTGCTGGAGGCGCAGAAGACCATGAGCCAGCACACGATCCAGGATTCCGCGGCCCGGCGGGGAGAGGCGGCATGA
- a CDS encoding D-2-hydroxyacid dehydrogenase, translating into MTASALSGPIVLAHAAYRLGEAYAAKGAPQPFVEVRSLKGLEDAVAQAEVLVVSGLWRHSLLERAPRLRFIQSVSAGTDQFPKDALRARGIRLASAQGGNERAVAEHALALMLGLTRRLPEALRNQAAATWRPMIADPAKREQELGGRTLLVIGLGRIGTRIARLAQAFDMRVIGLRRRPLQAGDPVEAVLAPDRLHEALGQADIVALACPLTPETESLIDAAALAAMKPGALLVNVARGRVVDQDALAQALAEGRIAGAGLDCFHDEPLPPEAPFWRMPNVIVTPHSAGETGHYEGRVIDLLLENLERLRRGEELANPVV; encoded by the coding sequence ATGACCGCATCCGCCCTGTCCGGCCCCATCGTCCTCGCCCATGCCGCCTATCGCCTCGGCGAGGCCTATGCGGCGAAGGGCGCGCCTCAGCCTTTCGTCGAGGTGCGCAGCCTGAAGGGGCTGGAAGACGCGGTGGCGCAGGCCGAGGTGCTGGTGGTCTCGGGGCTCTGGCGCCATTCCCTGCTGGAGCGGGCGCCGCGCCTGCGCTTCATCCAGTCGGTCAGCGCCGGCACCGACCAGTTCCCGAAGGACGCTCTTCGCGCGCGCGGCATCCGGCTCGCCAGCGCGCAGGGCGGCAACGAGCGCGCCGTGGCCGAGCACGCCCTCGCGCTGATGCTCGGCCTCACCCGCCGCCTGCCGGAGGCCCTGCGCAACCAGGCCGCCGCGACCTGGCGGCCGATGATCGCCGATCCGGCGAAGCGCGAGCAGGAGCTCGGCGGCCGGACGCTGCTGGTGATCGGCCTTGGGCGCATCGGCACCCGCATCGCCCGGCTGGCCCAGGCCTTCGACATGCGGGTGATCGGCCTGCGCCGCCGCCCGCTCCAGGCCGGCGATCCGGTCGAGGCGGTGCTCGCCCCCGACCGGCTGCACGAGGCTCTGGGGCAGGCCGACATCGTGGCGCTCGCCTGCCCGCTGACCCCGGAGACCGAGAGCCTGATCGACGCGGCGGCGCTCGCGGCGATGAAGCCGGGGGCGCTCCTCGTCAACGTCGCCCGTGGCCGCGTGGTCGACCAGGACGCCCTGGCGCAGGCGCTCGCCGAGGGCCGGATCGCCGGCGCCGGCCTCGATTGTTTTCACGACGAGCCGCTGCCGCCGGAGGCGCCGTTCTGGCGCATGCCGAACGTGATCGTCACGCCGCACAGTGCCGGCGAGACCGGCCACTACGAGGGCCGGGTGATCGACCTGCTGCTTGAGAATCTGGAGCGGCTGCGGCGGGGGGAGGAGCTGGCGAACCCGGTGGTGTGA
- a CDS encoding TerB family tellurite resistance protein, whose translation MFNMFKSQTSLDLTPRTCLAVSLIYCMSADGEIDPEEIGHLMSVLGRNATRQSLDAAVRYARSTPPAQFLADAAPRLRPDQKLCILLNMIDSAMADGEAEAGEQRLIMQFAQAFGLSENDLTPYFKALVAKNDRAVLDR comes from the coding sequence ATGTTCAACATGTTCAAGTCGCAGACCTCGCTCGACCTCACGCCGCGGACCTGCCTCGCGGTCTCGCTGATCTACTGCATGAGCGCCGACGGCGAGATCGACCCGGAGGAGATCGGCCACCTGATGTCGGTGCTCGGCCGCAACGCGACGCGCCAGAGCCTCGACGCCGCCGTCCGCTACGCCCGCAGCACCCCACCGGCCCAGTTCCTGGCCGATGCCGCGCCGCGCCTGCGCCCGGACCAGAAGCTCTGCATTCTCCTCAACATGATCGACAGCGCCATGGCCGACGGCGAGGCCGAGGCGGGCGAGCAGCGCCTGATCATGCAGTTCGCGCAGGCCTTCGGCCTGTCGGAGAACGACCTGACCCCGTACTTCAAGGCCCTGGTGGCGAAGAACGACCGGGCGGTGCTGGATCGGTGA
- the msuE gene encoding FMN reductase, whose amino-acid sequence MTRPRLVGFSANIQRPSKTRTLVEAIAAEAAMRLPVEVRIFDLVDAGPGLGGALTRDQLSLPARRLVEAVEEADALVVGTPVYKGAYTGLFKHLFDLVAPEALAGKPVALAATGGGPRHALVVEHALRPLFGFFTALTVPTAVYASDPDFRDGGLDSAAIRQRVAEAGGQLAALAGARAAAAAPLARVAGGAR is encoded by the coding sequence ATGACGCGACCGCGCCTCGTCGGCTTCTCCGCGAACATCCAGCGGCCCTCGAAGACCCGCACCCTGGTCGAGGCGATCGCCGCCGAGGCCGCCATGCGGCTGCCGGTCGAGGTGCGGATCTTCGACCTCGTCGATGCCGGTCCCGGCCTCGGCGGTGCCCTCACCCGCGACCAGCTCTCCCTGCCGGCCCGCCGCCTCGTCGAGGCGGTCGAGGAGGCGGATGCCCTCGTGGTCGGCACCCCCGTCTACAAGGGCGCCTATACGGGGCTGTTCAAGCACCTGTTCGACCTCGTGGCGCCGGAGGCGCTGGCCGGCAAGCCGGTGGCGCTCGCCGCCACCGGCGGGGGCCCGCGCCACGCCCTCGTGGTCGAGCACGCCTTGCGCCCGCTCTTCGGCTTCTTCACCGCGCTGACGGTGCCGACGGCCGTCTACGCCTCGGACCCCGACTTCCGCGATGGCGGCCTCGATTCCGCGGCGATCCGCCAGCGGGTGGCCGAGGCCGGCGGGCAGCTCGCCGCCCTGGCCGGCGCCCGGGCGGCTGCGGCGGCGCCGCTGGCCCGCGTCGCCGGAGGCGCCCGGTGA